CCTCATCTATATACAATATACTTTACAACGATTATAAATCAAAGATAAAGCTATATATAAAGAAAGTATTTATTAGTGATGAAGTAAGCGATATTATACCCAGCTATTTAAGATTTTTATGTGGGGTAATAGACGCAGAAGATTTACCATTAAATATAAGTAGAGAGACATTACAAAGTAATTCAAGTATCATTAAAATAAAAAAATCTATTACTAATAAAGTATTAGGTGCTATTGAGAAGACTCAAAAACAAGATGACTACAAAGATTTTTGGAAAAATTTTGGAGCTGTACTAAAAGAGGGGTTATTAGGAGGAAGTGAATTAGATAAAAAAGATCAGATACTTGAATTATGTAGATTTTATAGTACCTCAGAAAAAGACCTAAGAAGTCTTAAAGATTATGTTGCCAACATGAAAGAGGGACAGGATAAAATCTACTATTTTTGTGGAGAAAATATTGAAAGATTGAAAAATCATTCACAATTAGAAGGTTTTAAAAAACATAATATAGAAGTGTTATTGTTGACAGACAGAATAGATAATTTTTGGATAGATGGTATAGGTCATTATCAAGATAACAAATTTCAGTCTATTACAAGTGCCAATATAGATTTTGCTTCTATTAAAAATAAAGTAAGTAAGGATAACGCAATAGAAGGAGAAGTTGTAAAAGCAGAAACTGATAGTAAAAATGAAGAAATAGTAATAGAAGAATTTAAGAAGGTATTAAATAACAAAGTTAAAGATGTTGTAGTTTCCAATAAGTTAGTGGAAAGCCCTGCTTGTTTATCAGAATCCGATAATGGTATTGGAATGAATAAGTTGCTAATGCAACAACAAAATTCAAATCCATTAAAAATATTAGAAATTAATATGGATCATGAGCTTGTACAAGAAATAAAAGCTTCTATTATAAACAAAAATGAAAAAAATACCGAAGAAAACCAAAGAGTAAGAACATTAATTGATATTATCTTTTATGAGGCTTGTATAATTGAAGGAGAAAAAATTTCAGATATAAAAGACTTTATTAAAAAAATAAATATTTTGTTATCAAAGAATTAATTATTTAATTCGGTACTATGGTTATATTCTTTTATTTCTTAAGTTTTATTTAATAGGCTATTATATAGATAATAGGAATTAGAGGATATGGGATGTAAGATATAAAAAAAGAAGAAAAAAGAAAGAATATATTGGTAAAATTACATTGTTCAAATAAATTATGTTATAAATCAAAACACTAAAGCATGAAAACTTTTGAAAAAATATATTTAATTTTAGGATGTATATTTTGTACTACGGTAGTAACTGGTAACTTAATCTTTCAAAAATTTATATCATTAGATATACCTTATTTACCTACCTTAGATATATCTGTTGGAGTATTATTATATCCAATAACTTTCCTCATTTCTGATTTATTAACAGAGTTTTATGGGAAAGAGCGGGCTAAATTTGTTGTGCAAGTAACAGTAATAACTAGTTTAATGGTTATGTTACTCCTTTATATCAGTATAAAGCTACCTGCTGTACACTGGTCACCAATATCTGATATAGAATTTCAGAAGGCTTTTAATGTTTATGGCCTAGGCTCCTTAGCTTCTATTATTGCTATCTATATAGGACAATTAACTGATATTATAATTTTTTCATGGTTGAAGGTTAAAACTAATAATAAGCACTTATGGTTAAGAAATAATGTTAGTACAATAATAGCTCAATTCATTGATACAACAACGGTATTAATAATACTAAGTATTTTTAACATTTTACCATGGCAACAACTCTTAGATGTTTTTATAAGTAGCATAATATTTAAAATAATATCAGCTATTCTAGACACACCATTTTGCTATCTTGGACATTACTTGATAAAACGACTTACTAAAATAAAATAATTGATTCTTATAGTTATTAATATCCCTACTGTTTAACTGTCAAATCAATTTATAAACTCAATTTATGGCAATATTTTATCAATCTTAGCAGCAAGATAAAAGTCACTTTCAGCCAACCCATTAATCTTATGTGTCCAAATTTCTACATTACATTGACCCCAAGAAATATGTAAATCTGGATGATGCCCTTCTTTCTCAGCGATTTCAGTAATTTTATTGGTAAATTCCACAGCTTGTATAAAATTTTGAAATTTAAAGGATTTAAATAAATGCTTTTGGTTATTAATTTGCCAGTTATTACCTAAAGATTTTAAGAATTTTGTAATTTGCTGATCATTCATAGGAGGCATACCACCAGAGCATGGTATACATTTTTTTAAAGTTAAATCCATAAGTTATAGCCTTTGCTATTTATAAAAATAGAGCATACTATAGCTTGTATATAATAACAAAAATAAAATTATACTTAATCCTACTTGTATATTTACTCTTAATTGTTATTAAGATAATCAAAAAACCACGAACTAAAAATTAAAAAAGTCATTTGGAGAAATTATTTTTGTTGTTATATATTTTTCTTCAGGAAAATCTTTTTTGTTATCAGTAATAAGATGTTCAGCATTGGATGATAATGCTGTATTTAAATAAATTAAATCTTTAGCATCTGGTAATGTAAACTCAAATTTTTTAACAACCACTAACTCAGAAACCTCACATATAATTTCTACAAGCGAATATAAATACCTTTTTGCAGTTTTAAATTTTCCCCTAGAAATTACTCCTTTATACTCCATCAAGATATCTTCTGAAATGTACAAAATATGATTTTGTATAACCTCCCATAGTACTTTCCTACATACTCCGTCAGTTAAACCTGCAGAGATTATTACATTACAATCCAAAACTACCTTCATGATTTATTCATTTCTATATAATTTTATCTCTTTATTAACTATTTTAGAGACTTCTTGTTCTGGAAGATTTTTAAAATTTTCAGGAGTCTCTTTAAATAATTCCTTAAGTTTTTTTAAGGCTTCAGATTGATATTTAAAAGGTTCTATTATTAATTTGTCTCTCTGCATATAAATAGAAACCATGGAACCAATGTTTAAATTATTATCTTTTCTAAATTCATTAGGGATAGTTATCTGATAACCTGAACTAATTTTTCTAACTATTGGATCATTTTGCATAGCCTTATGTATTTATTAGCAATTCTTTATTTTAAAATATCATAAAATAACTATTTAGTAAATCAATATTAATAAAACTATAATTAGTATATTTATAAAATACATTATTTCTTTTTTGTATTTTAAAATTCGCTAGATTGCCTTGTTTAATTTAGGTATTCAGTAATAATATCAACAAGTTAAGATAGTAGACTAAAATCGTGAATATAGACTTTGAATTAGAAATTTGATTATAAAAGACAAACAGAAAAGAAAGATTATGAATTTAGTGAAAGAATGAAAAATAATAAAAGTAAGCGCATAAGAGGTCTTATATTCCGACAAATTAGCCTTCACTGATCATATAAGTGCTTTATATCAGTTAATTATCTATAAAAAACTGATCGTATTAATAATTTATAGACTTGCTTAATTGATAAATTACTCATCCTTGATTTCGAAATAGTCTTGACTAATCCGATATTGACAATGCACTATATGTGCAACTTATTATTAATTGTCCCACCCAATGAAAAGAATCTATCAATATGTAATAGAAGAACATTTAAAATCTTATGACCAAATGCTATTTATTGCAGGTCCTAGGCAAGTTGGCAAAACCACAATTGCAACAAGTGCAAAAACTTTATTTCAACATACTAAATTTTTAAATTGGGATAAACTAAAAGATAGGGAACAAATCGTATCTGACACTTCTTTGCTTCAGGGGCTTCCTTTGGATGCAATATTAAAAACTAAACCTTTAATCATATTTGATGAAATACATAAATATTCTAAATGGAAAATATTTCTTAAAGGACTTATAGATGAGTATAAAACAAAATTAAATATAATTGTGACAGGTAGTTGCAAATTAGATGTTTATAGAAAAGGAGGAGACAGCCTAATGGGGCGCTACCTTTTATACAATATTCATTCTATTTCTGTTGCTGAATTATTAAGAACATCTATTACGAACGAGCCCATTTCTATGCCAAAAGAAATATCAGATGATTTATATGAGGCGTTATTAGAATTTGGAGGATTTCCTGAACCATTTATTAAACAAAATAAAAGATTTTATACTCGATGGAAAAATTTACGTTATAAACAAATGTTGAAAGAAGATATACGAGATTCATAACAAATTCATGAAATATCACAGTTAGAGTTATTGTCTCATATTTTGCAATACCAATCTGCTCAACTGTTAAATTATAGTAGTCTATCAAAAAAAATCAGAGTCTCAGATCAAACAATAAGAAGGTGGATTGAGCTTTTGAAAGCATATTATTATTGTTTTATAATAACACCTTGGTATCATAATATTAGTCGTAGCTTGCTTAAAGAGCCAAAAATATACCTTTGGGATTGGTCTATAGTAGAAGATAAAGGGGGGAAAATAGAAAATTTTATAGCATGCCATTTATTAAAAGCAGTAAATTTTTGGAGTGATACAGGTCTAGGTAAATACAATTTGCATTACTTGAGAGATAAAGATAAGAAAGAGGTAGATTTTTTAGTCACAGAAATAATAAACCTTGGTTTTTAGTAGAAGTAAAATCCTCAGCAAAAGAATCAATAAGCAAAAATTTATATTATTTTCAAAAACAAACTGGAGCGAAGCATGCATTTCAAGTTGTATTTGATTTACCCTATGTGGATAAGGATTGTTTTACATATACTAAACCCATTATAGTACCAGCAAAAACATTTTTATCTCAACTCATTTGATTCAGTTTAATTACATCCGATAAGGTCCCTTATCGG
This Candidatus Bandiella numerosa DNA region includes the following protein-coding sequences:
- the htpG gene encoding molecular chaperone HtpG, with the translated sequence MTDNIENLKVFDFNADVSKVLQLMAKSLYTNKDIFLRELISNASDACNKLKYDAIKDPGLLAEDIDLKITVKIDKKKNAIIVSDNGIGMDDKDLIANLGTIANSGTQKFLENLKDEKNGIKDLIGQFGVGFYSVFMVSDLVTVYSTKAGSKKTFVWGSDGLGKYSLNLHDKQLPRGTIVELDIKKENADILEDYNIERLIKLYSDHVSFPIKLIKDDNKESVINKSSAIWSLSKSEVTEEQNIEFYRYVSHSYDKPWLTIKNKIEGNIGYTSLLYIPASSIYNILYNDYKSKIKLYIKKVFISDEVSDIIPSYLRFLCGVIDAEDLPLNISRETLQSNSSIIKIKKSITNKVLGAIEKTQKQDDYKDFWKNFGAVLKEGLLGGSELDKKDQILELCRFYSTSEKDLRSLKDYVANMKEGQDKIYYFCGENIERLKNHSQLEGFKKHNIEVLLLTDRIDNFWIDGIGHYQDNKFQSITSANIDFASIKNKVSKDNAIEGEVVKAETDSKNEEIVIEEFKKVLNNKVKDVVVSNKLVESPACLSESDNGIGMNKLLMQQQNSNPLKILEINMDHELVQEIKASIINKNEKNTEENQRVRTLIDIIFYEACIIEGEKISDIKDFIKKINILLSKN
- a CDS encoding queuosine precursor transporter, with the translated sequence MKTFEKIYLILGCIFCTTVVTGNLIFQKFISLDIPYLPTLDISVGVLLYPITFLISDLLTEFYGKERAKFVVQVTVITSLMVMLLLYISIKLPAVHWSPISDIEFQKAFNVYGLGSLASIIAIYIGQLTDIIIFSWLKVKTNNKHLWLRNNVSTIIAQFIDTTTVLIILSIFNILPWQQLLDVFISSIIFKIISAILDTPFCYLGHYLIKRLTKIK
- a CDS encoding 4a-hydroxytetrahydrobiopterin dehydratase, translated to MDLTLKKCIPCSGGMPPMNDQQITKFLKSLGNNWQINNQKHLFKSFKFQNFIQAVEFTNKITEIAEKEGHHPDLHISWGQCNVEIWTHKINGLAESDFYLAAKIDKILP
- a CDS encoding putative toxin-antitoxin system toxin component, PIN family, with the protein product MKVVLDCNVIISAGLTDGVCRKVLWEVIQNHILYISEDILMEYKGVISRGKFKTAKRYLYSLVEIICEVSELVVVKKFEFTLPDAKDLIYLNTALSSNAEHLITDNKKDFPEEKYITTKIISPNDFFNF
- a CDS encoding AbrB/MazE/SpoVT family DNA-binding domain-containing protein; protein product: MQNDPIVRKISSGYQITIPNEFRKDNNLNIGSMVSIYMQRDKLIIEPFKYQSEALKKLKELFKETPENFKNLPEQEVSKIVNKEIKLYRNE
- a CDS encoding AAA family ATPase, whose translation is MKRIYQYVIEEHLKSYDQMLFIAGPRQVGKTTIATSAKTLFQHTKFLNWDKLKDREQIVSDTSLLQGLPLDAILKTKPLIIFDEIHKYSKWKIFLKGLIDEYKTKLNIIVTGSCKLDVYRKGGDSLMGRYLLYNIHSISVAELLRTSITNEPISMPKEISDDLYEALLEFGGFPEPFIKQNKRFYTRWKNLRYKQMLKEDIRDS
- a CDS encoding DUF4143 domain-containing protein, whose translation is MQYQSAQLLNYSSLSKKIRVSDQTIRRWIELLKAYYYCFIITPWYHNISRSLLKEPKIYLWDWSIVEDKGGKIENFIACHLLKAVNFWSDTGLGKYNLHYLRDKDKKEVDFLVTEIINLGF